The nucleotide window CATTTTTCTTAAGTGGTATTTTCAGTGGCAAATCTCAGAAATTCACAAACTTGCATGAAGTCTAGTTGTGCAGAATCTAGCTCCCAGCCTCCTGGTCCATGGTTTTAGTACCCTTTTGCACTCATTTTTTCCTATCTGGCTGATAGTTAGTCAGGTACTGCTTTGCTATATCACTGCTTAGCTCATCAGGGAACTGGCATGCTGTAAATCTCCCCTGCCTCAAGCCAATCTTTGTATGACAGTGCACAAAGTCAATTCGAAGACTGCATCTATAGTGTTGAGATTTGTCTCCTGGCACCTGGCACGACTAGGTCATTCTCCTATATCTCAGTCATTCTCTTTGGATGTTTCCCTGGCCCTAAATAGTAATGTCTTTATAAAATCTATCTTCTCCGGCCCACTGAGGTGAGTATTGTTTCCTACTACTATTCCTAGCTTCTGAGAGTCACCattcaaagcattaaaaagatGACACAAAGCCTAATAAAACCAAACGATAAATCTCACTGACTGAATGGGCATTAGatcaaaacataaaattaaaaaaatgtgctaTTTAGTCCTAAACACATAAGCTTTGTCCTTTGGTTAAGCAATGCCTGCAACAGAGCTCAGCTTCACCCATTCTGACATTCTGCTGTGACAGAACATCTAAATGTGGCAATAACTTATTGGTAAAGTCTACCTGGCCTAACCAGTAAGTCAGCCAtacctcccttcttcccacctTCCCCATTATTATCCAGTTTGAAGACTGCACTGGGTAACCTGAGTCTGCTGTCAAAGTCATGTTTGTGGTCATGTTACCTAAACAGTTCACCCCACCTGCTGCAATCCTTTCCTTTGTCCTCACTGAATCAAGTCCGGACTCAAATTAACCAGTGAACCATCTAGTGACATACATTCTATACAGTGGAACAAGGAGGAAGCTTTGTAATGCTTTTCTCTTTAGGATACGTGGAAATAGTCTGCACcaaaaatgatgttttatttttctggtatCATTACAGTAAAGGGTGAAGAATTATACTGTCTCAAAATGACCTGCCAACTTACTAATGAACAGATAAAGGAACCCTTAAGAATTCCTCATGCCCTACAGCATACTGGTAGAGCTTGCACTGATGTTACATGTAGCACTGACAAACTATCTGACCAGTCAGAAAAAATCCTATTTGTTTCAATGAATTTACAATTATTTTGTGTAGGTAATTTTACGCCAATAAAAAAGACTGCCAGCAAACCTAGAGATTACTGTGCTTGTCAGTGATTAACAGCTATAAATAACCATAGTGGAGAACTTTGAGGCACTTAAGTAGCCTGTCAGAGTATTAAGAGAACAGGTCCctctttcataatattttttcagatacttCCCATACTCCCATACCTCTTTCCTTCTCCTATTTTCTTTCCCACCACCCAAACATAGGTATATACATTTCTTTCCATGACCAGTCTTTCATACTTAATTTCCCACTACTCAGAAAGAATCTTAAGGTATTTAGCAGCATTTCAAATGATGTAATGGTAAAAAGACAACTGGCTGAGaccaataaaacagaaaatcaacaTAGGTCATATAGCTAATTGATTCATGACTTATGACCAAGCACATGGCAAAAGTTCTTAGGAATTACCTTAGAAGACTCTTCAGAAGGAAGTGGAAAAAATGACTTCTTTCCAGTTTTGGATGATTTTGTGGACATTGGGGAATCTGCAGCCACATGCATGGATTTCAATTTACTGATGTTGTCaagatattttttcctcaagGCTAACAGATCCTGTAAGTACTTCAAGCAGTCCTGAGTCTTAGAATACAtccagtctctgtcttcctcttttgTCTGGAAGCAAGAGTCGATGCTGGTTGTACTTCTATATTTTTTTAGTGGTTCACTAACTTTTTCCTGCTCACCTCCAAGGACGTACATAGAAGTGCTGCGGATCAATCTCACCGCAGAACCTGTGCCATCACAGTAAGGGATGTCATCTGTCACATTTCTTCGGTGGGAGTTGGGGTGAAATATAGAATGAATCTTTTTGAACATAGCGTGTCACTTCCTCCCTTTATGCCTTTTCTCTTTCAGCTCCTTAATTTAACCCTAGATCTGGTAATCGGCAGCTGTTACTCTTGCCCTCAGCAGACAGACAATTTTGCCACTTACTgtaatgaggaggaaaaaaaccctattgcTGCACAAATTGCTCTCGGTCTAACACATTGTGAAGAGCATGATGGTAACgcagaaatgtgttttctattCCATTTGCGTCAGTGAAATAGCTTTATCCTTTCCTCCGTTTAAAATACAGTACAGGAGGTCAAATATCATGCTTTGACCTTTCATTTGACTTCTGCTCCCCGTAAAAAACATCAGCGTCGTGGCAGAATTTCCTTCATCCACGTTTCCTCCGCGCTTCGCGGTGCCCCGCTCCGCCGGCCGGAGGGCGCCGGGCGCTGACCGTGGTGCTGAaccgctcccgcccgccgccggcgcccACCCGCCTCCGGGGCGGCCGCCCGGCAGGCCTCTGCGGGATGCCTTTTGTGGAAGAGCCTGTTGAGATCAGCCTCGACAGGGACAAAAGTCTGAGTGGGGAAGAATAGTTTCTGTCGGGTGGAGTTCAGCTGCTGAAAGAAGTCGCTCTGGGTTTCACCCGATAGTAACTAGGAGATGGCTACAGCTACCTGATACCACAGCACTACTAGGAACAAAGTGGATTCAGATGTCAGGCTCTATTACACTCAGTACAAAGATGCCCTGTGTAAGGgatgctgtaaaataaaacactCTTCCAAAGTACTCATCTGGCAAAATATTGCAGACAGAAACCAATTAATTTGTATCTTTCCACATTAGTTAATCTCCTAGATTAATGCAAGAACATTTAATAGAGTCATTTTGATAACTGGTTTTTGGCTGAAAGCTACAGAGAACATTGGCTATTATCGGCATATTCAAGCATTGCTAGTATTTGTGACTGTGTGACATTATGATGTATGATTTAAAGATAAGTAGCGAGCCAATTTGGTCAGTTCTCATGACTAAGACAATcaacaactttttaaaagcaagcgGGAATGTCCTGATTTACCATGTTCAAAAGAGTTTTCATAGTTCATCTTGCTCAAGAATTGAGTGCTTGAGAAAATAATGATTCTGAAAGACAATGGATATCACCCTGCAGACTCTACTGAGCAAATTTCTGCTAGTGCCACTGGAAGTGCCAATTGAAGGCTTAAGCATCCTAAGAGACATAGGTTCTCAACAGGAAAGATAGGTTCTAATATAAACTTGCATCCATTCCCTCAGGAACTCTGATTTACTGGATACTAAACATATACCACAATGATCTTAAAACATGCTTTGTTCCTTTTACTTATAGCTGAAGTTGAAATGTCCTTATAACTGAAAATTGAGGCAAATAAACTTTTTGCCACTTTTTTAGCCTTCTAATACCAGTATAGACATGAACCCCACTGCAGATGAGATCAGTCTAGAGATTGTTCTGAAACACATTCAGCTGCTTGAGATCTAGTACTTATATAGAGGTATTTCATTATTGATTATCTTCAGAGTCCTATTCAATCCCACAGCTAGGTAATAGATTAGGTTGACTTGATGTTAGCACAGACCATTAGAACC belongs to Strix uralensis isolate ZFMK-TIS-50842 chromosome 2, bStrUra1, whole genome shotgun sequence and includes:
- the C2H13orf42 gene encoding uncharacterized protein C13orf42 homolog encodes the protein MFKKIHSIFHPNSHRRNVTDDIPYCDGTGSAVRLIRSTSMYVLGGEQEKVSEPLKKYRSTTSIDSCFQTKEEDRDWMYSKTQDCLKYLQDLLALRKKYLDNISKLKSMHVAADSPMSTKSSKTGKKSFFPLPSEESSKASMERKGPQSGSDVREAIAFFDSVIADLDSERWRRVPDVDLPNVDVDFDVATSTSEHSLHSNWILRAPRRYSQDTAQTAKAANQSQRNSQRRTTGSRKRLERHPMYLPKAVEGAYSTLKFKPKTR